A genomic window from Flavobacterium johnsoniae includes:
- a CDS encoding S41 family peptidase translates to MKKLLLVAILLFFQNSFSKPINETQKLAATCKVWGFLKYYHPNVTDGSKNWDEQLFQILPKVEEAQTSEAFSLVIENWIASLGEIKPYKTVASEKKKDYFNKNFDLSWISNKELFSKTLSKKLKFIEENRIQNKQFYIQFTEDDEKGVFEEITNEIVYPDFVWTNKNLRILTLFRYWNYVEYFFPYKYQMDQHWDNSLNEMLPKFINPKAEVDFHLAMKELIVKLDDSHGFFGTKVLYLDFFGNKFVPFETKIIDDKAIVISLKNDSLAKLNDIKIGDVITKIDGKTVAEILKEKINYIEGSNIPTVLRNSNTAVFNGSSKNAEIEYTRDEKTAVKSINRYVYLDMKIKPEEKEKWKLLEGNIGYVNFTSLMYDDIPALIKNLNDTKAIIFDNRCYPNGVMSAIAEWINSQSKDFARFTYPDITYPGKFYWSKNFDIGSENPNHYKGKVIVLVDENTQSHAEFTAMSMKTAPDVTIIGSQTAGADGNVCRFQVIKGFYTAFSGIGVFYPDKKETQRIGIVPDIEVKPTILGIQQGKDEILERAILFAKNGK, encoded by the coding sequence ATGAAAAAACTTCTACTCGTTGCTATTCTTTTATTTTTTCAAAATTCATTTTCAAAACCAATAAACGAAACCCAAAAACTTGCCGCCACTTGTAAAGTTTGGGGATTTTTGAAATATTATCATCCTAATGTGACAGATGGAAGTAAAAATTGGGATGAACAACTCTTTCAAATTCTTCCAAAAGTTGAAGAAGCTCAAACCTCTGAAGCATTTTCTTTAGTAATAGAAAATTGGATTGCTTCTTTGGGAGAAATAAAGCCTTATAAAACGGTTGCGTCTGAAAAAAAGAAGGACTATTTTAATAAAAACTTCGATTTATCATGGATTTCTAATAAAGAATTGTTTTCTAAAACACTTTCTAAAAAATTAAAATTTATCGAAGAAAACAGGATTCAGAATAAACAATTTTATATCCAATTTACAGAAGATGATGAAAAGGGAGTTTTTGAAGAAATTACGAATGAAATAGTTTATCCGGATTTTGTGTGGACTAATAAAAACCTGAGAATTTTAACTTTGTTTAGATATTGGAATTATGTAGAATATTTCTTTCCCTACAAATATCAAATGGATCAACATTGGGATAATTCTTTAAATGAAATGCTTCCCAAATTTATTAATCCTAAAGCAGAAGTTGATTTTCATTTGGCAATGAAAGAGTTGATTGTAAAACTGGATGATTCGCATGGTTTTTTTGGAACGAAAGTTCTGTATTTAGATTTTTTTGGAAATAAATTCGTCCCTTTTGAAACGAAAATTATTGATGATAAAGCTATTGTTATAAGCTTAAAAAATGATTCTCTTGCAAAATTAAACGATATTAAGATTGGCGATGTTATAACAAAAATTGATGGTAAAACCGTTGCTGAAATTTTAAAAGAAAAAATAAATTATATCGAAGGTTCTAATATTCCAACAGTTTTAAGAAATTCGAATACGGCTGTTTTTAATGGAAGTTCAAAAAATGCAGAAATTGAATATACAAGAGATGAGAAGACGGCTGTTAAATCTATAAACCGTTATGTTTATTTGGATATGAAGATAAAGCCTGAAGAGAAAGAAAAATGGAAACTTTTGGAAGGCAATATAGGCTATGTAAATTTTACTTCGCTTATGTATGATGATATTCCTGCTTTAATCAAAAACTTAAATGATACAAAAGCTATAATTTTTGATAATCGCTGCTATCCTAATGGTGTGATGTCTGCAATCGCCGAGTGGATCAATTCTCAATCAAAAGATTTTGCGAGATTTACTTATCCAGATATCACTTATCCAGGGAAATTTTATTGGAGTAAAAATTTTGATATTGGAAGTGAAAATCCAAATCATTATAAAGGGAAAGTTATTGTTTTGGTAGATGAAAATACGCAAAGCCACGCAGAATTTACAGCAATGAGCATGAAAACGGCACCAGATGTTACAATAATAGGAAGCCAGACTGCTGGCGCTGATGGAAATGTTTGTAGGTTTCAGGTAATAAAAGGATTTTATACTGCATTTAGCGGAATAGGCGTTTTTTATCCAGATAAAAAAGAAACCCAACGTATAGGAATCGTGCCTGATATTGAAGTAAAACCAACTATTTTAGGTATTCAGCAAGGAAAAGATGAGATTTTGGAAAGAGCGATTCTTTTTGCTAAAAACGGAAAATAA
- a CDS encoding tRNA1(Val) (adenine(37)-N6)-methyltransferase has protein sequence MFQFKQFSVKQDKTAMKVGTDGVLLGSWAPINHNPFSVLDIGAGTGIIALMLAQRTHAEQIDALEIDEDAYEQAVENFESSPWGDRLFCFHAGLDEFIEEPEDEYDLIVSNPPFYSEDYKTENEQRDLARFQDAMPFEEIVEAADLLLSENGILAIIIPFKEEEKFTALAKEFELYPIKITRVKGTPKTEIKRSLLAFSRNEVSEIEIDELVIEIDRHVYTPEYIELTKDFYLKM, from the coding sequence ATGTTTCAATTCAAGCAATTTAGTGTCAAACAAGACAAAACTGCAATGAAAGTTGGCACTGATGGTGTTTTATTGGGTTCTTGGGCTCCAATTAATCATAATCCTTTTAGTGTTTTGGATATTGGTGCAGGAACAGGAATTATTGCTTTGATGTTGGCGCAGCGAACTCATGCTGAACAAATTGACGCTCTTGAAATTGACGAAGATGCTTACGAACAAGCAGTAGAAAATTTTGAAAGTTCTCCTTGGGGTGATCGTTTATTTTGTTTTCATGCTGGTTTAGATGAATTTATTGAAGAACCGGAAGATGAATATGATTTGATTGTTTCGAATCCGCCTTTTTATAGCGAAGATTATAAAACAGAAAACGAGCAGCGTGATCTGGCAAGGTTTCAAGATGCTATGCCTTTTGAAGAAATTGTGGAAGCTGCTGATCTATTACTTTCAGAAAATGGAATTCTAGCTATTATTATTCCTTTTAAAGAAGAAGAAAAATTCACTGCTTTGGCAAAAGAATTCGAACTTTATCCAATAAAAATCACACGCGTAAAAGGAACTCCAAAAACTGAAATTAAACGTAGTTTATTGGCTTTTAGCCGAAATGAAGTTTCTGAAATCGAAATCGATGAATTAGTTATCGAAATTGACAGACACGTTTATACTCCAGAATATATTGAGCTGACGAAAGATTTTTATTTGAAGATGTAA
- the rimM gene encoding ribosome maturation factor RimM (Essential for efficient processing of 16S rRNA) has translation MRKEECFYLGKIAKKFSFKGEVLIYLDTDEPELYENLESVFVEHNKHLVPFFIESSSMHKNDFLRVRFEDVNTEEDADAIVGNGIYLPLTMLPKLSGNKFYFHEVIGFEIEDKRLGVFGKITSINDSTAQPLFEVLNGEVEILVPMIDNFLVKIDRENKKVIMDLPEGLVEMYL, from the coding sequence ATGCGTAAAGAAGAATGTTTTTATTTAGGTAAAATCGCTAAAAAATTTAGTTTCAAAGGTGAAGTCTTAATCTATTTAGATACAGACGAGCCTGAGTTATACGAAAACTTGGAATCAGTGTTTGTTGAACACAACAAACACTTGGTTCCTTTTTTTATTGAATCAAGTTCAATGCATAAAAACGACTTTCTGAGAGTTCGTTTTGAAGATGTAAATACAGAAGAAGATGCCGATGCAATTGTCGGAAATGGCATTTATCTTCCGCTTACAATGTTGCCAAAACTTTCAGGTAACAAATTTTATTTCCACGAAGTTATTGGTTTTGAAATCGAAGATAAACGTTTAGGTGTTTTCGGCAAAATAACTTCTATTAACGATTCTACTGCTCAACCTCTTTTTGAAGTTTTAAATGGCGAAGTAGAAATCTTAGTTCCGATGATCGACAATTTCCTTGTAAAAATCGATCGTGAAAACAAAAAGGTAATTATGGATCTTCCAGAAGGTCTTGTTGAAATGTACCTTTAA
- a CDS encoding 30S ribosomal protein S16: MSVKIRLQRHGKKGKPFYWVVAADARSKRDGRYLEKIGTYNPNTNPATVELNLDSAVKWLHDGAQPTDTARAILSYKGALLKHHLDGGVRKGALTQEQADAKLTAWLEAKAGKVDAKKDGLSKAQADAKAKALKAEKEVNAKRVADAAAAQAEAAAAAQAEEATEEVAEATEEAPAAEENNETTEA; the protein is encoded by the coding sequence ATGTCAGTAAAAATTAGATTACAAAGACACGGTAAAAAAGGAAAACCTTTTTACTGGGTAGTAGCTGCAGATGCACGCTCAAAAAGAGATGGTAGATACTTAGAGAAAATCGGTACTTACAATCCAAACACAAACCCAGCAACTGTTGAGTTAAACCTTGACAGCGCAGTTAAATGGTTACACGATGGTGCACAACCAACTGATACTGCAAGAGCTATCCTTTCTTACAAAGGTGCTTTATTGAAACACCACCTTGATGGAGGAGTTCGTAAAGGAGCTTTAACTCAAGAACAAGCTGATGCTAAATTAACTGCATGGTTAGAGGCTAAAGCTGGAAAAGTTGATGCTAAAAAAGATGGTTTATCAAAAGCACAAGCTGATGCTAAAGCTAAAGCTTTAAAAGCAGAGAAAGAAGTTAACGCTAAACGTGTTGCTGATGCTGCTGCTGCACAAGCTGAAGCTGCTGCCGCTGCACAAGCTGAAGAGGCTACAGAAGAAGTTGCTGAAGCAACTGAAGAAGCTCCTGCTGCTGAAGAGAATAACGAAACAACTGAAGCATAA
- a CDS encoding DUF6252 family protein, with protein sequence MKKYFYFLSFLLLITSCTEDIKFNNPAFQTLKDNVFWRGRSYEAKTETNGVFIIEGSLGYEKISFQLPEPSEKIYVLGINNTSKAIYQNTLSGHEEEFVTGEGKGSGEVVITEYNTVDKTISGTFKFTAVNNNSNAEKQTMRFSEGVFYKIPVKLSANFVPVNN encoded by the coding sequence ATGAAAAAATACTTTTACTTTTTATCATTTTTACTGCTCATCACATCTTGTACAGAGGATATAAAATTTAATAATCCTGCTTTTCAAACTCTAAAAGATAATGTTTTTTGGAGAGGACGTAGTTATGAGGCCAAAACAGAAACCAATGGAGTTTTTATTATTGAAGGTTCTCTTGGATATGAGAAAATAAGTTTTCAGCTTCCGGAGCCAAGTGAGAAAATATATGTTTTAGGGATAAACAATACTTCAAAAGCAATTTACCAAAACACACTTTCAGGACATGAAGAAGAATTTGTTACAGGAGAAGGAAAAGGTAGTGGTGAAGTTGTAATTACCGAATACAACACCGTTGATAAAACTATTTCTGGAACGTTTAAATTTACTGCTGTTAATAATAATTCTAATGCCGAAAAGCAAACAATGCGTTTCTCGGAAGGTGTTTTTTATAAAATTCCAGTAAAACTAAGTGCGAACTTTGTTCCTGTTAATAATTAG
- a CDS encoding RNA recognition motif domain-containing protein translates to MNIFVGSLPFSIEEADLRESFEAYGAVDSVKIITDKFTGRSKGFGFVEMPNDSEAQKAIDELNGAVVAGRTIVVNKSEPKPEGERRSFNNNRGGDSRGGYGNNRGGNDRGNRGGY, encoded by the coding sequence ATGAATATTTTTGTTGGAAGCCTTCCATTCAGTATTGAGGAAGCAGATTTAAGAGAGTCTTTTGAGGCTTATGGAGCAGTTGACTCTGTTAAAATTATTACTGATAAATTTACTGGAAGAAGTAAAGGCTTTGGTTTTGTTGAAATGCCAAATGATAGTGAAGCTCAGAAAGCTATCGACGAATTGAACGGTGCTGTTGTAGCAGGACGTACAATCGTTGTAAATAAATCTGAGCCGAAACCAGAAGGCGAAAGAAGAAGTTTTAATAACAACCGTGGAGGAGATTCTCGCGGAGGTTATGGAAACAACCGTGGAGGAAATGACCGCGGAAACAGAGGAGGATATTAA
- the leuB gene encoding 3-isopropylmalate dehydrogenase, whose protein sequence is MKLNIALLAGDGIGPEVIDQAVKVSDAIAQKFGHEITWKPALTGAAAIDAVGEPYPDATHEVCKNADAVLFGAIGHPKYDNDPSAPVRPEQGLLKMRKALGLFANVRPTFTFPSLLDKSPLKRERIEGTDLVFLRELTGGIYFGEKGRKDNGDTAFDNCVYTRAEVQRLAKKGFELAMTRSKKLCCVDKANVLETSRLWRETVQAMEKDYPEVEVTYEFVDAVAMRLVQWPNSYDVLITENLFGDILTDEASVISGSMGLMPSASMGAEVSLFEPIHGSYPQATGLNIANPMATVLSAAMMFENFGLMEEGKAMRDAVNKALEAGVVTEDLADGGKAYGTKEVGDWLAANV, encoded by the coding sequence ATGAAATTAAACATAGCCCTTTTAGCCGGAGACGGAATCGGACCAGAAGTAATTGATCAAGCCGTAAAAGTATCAGATGCTATTGCACAAAAATTTGGACATGAAATCACTTGGAAACCAGCTTTAACTGGTGCTGCCGCAATTGATGCAGTAGGAGAACCTTATCCAGATGCAACACACGAAGTTTGTAAAAATGCTGATGCCGTTCTTTTTGGAGCGATTGGACACCCTAAATATGATAACGATCCTTCTGCACCAGTACGTCCAGAGCAAGGTTTATTAAAAATGCGTAAAGCATTAGGTTTGTTTGCAAATGTAAGACCAACTTTTACATTCCCATCTTTATTAGATAAATCTCCTTTAAAAAGAGAAAGAATTGAAGGAACTGATTTAGTCTTCTTAAGAGAATTAACTGGCGGAATTTACTTTGGTGAAAAAGGAAGAAAAGATAACGGAGATACTGCTTTTGACAACTGTGTTTACACAAGAGCCGAAGTACAGCGTTTAGCTAAAAAAGGTTTCGAATTAGCAATGACACGTTCTAAAAAATTATGCTGTGTTGATAAAGCAAACGTTTTGGAAACTTCACGTTTATGGAGAGAAACAGTTCAGGCAATGGAAAAAGATTATCCAGAAGTTGAAGTTACTTACGAATTTGTTGACGCCGTGGCAATGCGTTTGGTTCAATGGCCAAATTCTTATGATGTATTAATTACTGAAAACTTATTTGGAGATATTTTAACAGACGAAGCTTCTGTAATTTCAGGTTCAATGGGATTAATGCCTTCTGCTTCTATGGGAGCTGAAGTATCTTTATTCGAACCAATTCACGGTTCATACCCGCAAGCTACAGGATTAAACATTGCAAACCCAATGGCTACTGTTTTATCTGCTGCTATGATGTTTGAAAACTTCGGATTAATGGAAGAAGGAAAAGCGATGAGAGATGCTGTAAATAAAGCTTTAGAAGCTGGAGTAGTTACTGAAGATTTAGCAGACGGAGGAAAAGCATACGGTACTAAAGAAGTTGGTGACTGGCTAGCTGCGAATGTATAA
- a CDS encoding alpha-isopropylmalate synthase regulatory domain-containing protein has protein sequence MEKRKIEIMDTTLRDGEQTSGVSFSAAEKLTIAQLLLEELNIDRIEIASARVSEGEFNAVKSITSWAELKGYTNRIEVLTFVDGGVSIDWMKRSGAKVQNLLTKGSMNHLTHQLKKTPEQHFSEIAQIIALAKENDIETNVYLEDWSNGMRNSPEYVFQFLDFLATQPIKRILLPDTLGVLIPSLTFEFISQIKTKYPQIHFDFHAHNDYDLSVANVMEAIKAGINGLHVTVNGMGERAGNAPLESTVAVINDYLPEVKINIKETSLYSVSKLVETFTGYRIPANKPIVGDNVFTQTAGIHADGDNKNNLYFNDLLPERFGRKRKYALGKTSGKANIEKNLQELGLQLNQEDLKLVTQRIIELGDKKETVTKEDLPYIISDVLDSHTYEEKITIQSYMLVHSKGMRPSTTLSLNLNGEIIEENAQGDGQFDAFMNALSKIYKSKKLTLPKLIDYAVRIPPGSSSDALCETIITWTNNGKEFKTRGLDSDQTVAAIIATQKMLNIIT, from the coding sequence ATGGAAAAAAGAAAAATTGAAATAATGGATACGACGCTTCGTGATGGTGAGCAAACCTCAGGAGTTTCATTTTCTGCTGCAGAAAAACTTACCATTGCGCAATTGTTGTTGGAGGAATTAAATATTGATAGAATCGAAATTGCTTCGGCGCGTGTAAGCGAAGGAGAATTTAATGCCGTAAAAAGCATTACTTCATGGGCTGAACTAAAAGGATATACAAACAGAATCGAAGTTTTAACTTTCGTTGATGGCGGTGTATCAATTGACTGGATGAAAAGATCTGGAGCAAAAGTGCAGAATTTATTAACCAAAGGTTCAATGAATCACTTAACGCATCAATTGAAAAAAACTCCAGAACAGCATTTTTCTGAAATCGCTCAAATTATTGCTTTAGCGAAAGAAAATGATATTGAAACAAATGTTTATTTAGAAGACTGGAGCAACGGAATGCGAAATTCTCCTGAATACGTTTTTCAATTTCTGGATTTCTTAGCAACTCAGCCAATTAAAAGAATTTTGCTTCCTGATACTTTGGGAGTTTTAATTCCGTCTTTGACTTTTGAATTTATTTCACAAATAAAAACAAAATATCCGCAGATTCATTTTGATTTTCATGCGCACAACGATTACGATTTAAGCGTTGCCAATGTTATGGAAGCTATAAAAGCAGGCATTAACGGACTTCACGTTACCGTAAACGGAATGGGAGAACGCGCTGGAAATGCACCACTTGAAAGCACTGTTGCCGTAATTAATGATTATTTACCAGAAGTAAAAATCAACATTAAAGAAACGTCTTTATATTCTGTAAGCAAATTGGTTGAAACTTTTACGGGATATAGAATTCCTGCAAACAAACCAATTGTTGGCGATAATGTTTTTACGCAAACGGCTGGAATTCATGCTGACGGAGATAATAAAAACAATCTTTATTTTAATGACTTGCTTCCAGAACGTTTTGGAAGAAAAAGAAAATACGCTTTAGGAAAAACTTCTGGGAAAGCCAATATCGAAAAAAATCTTCAGGAATTAGGTTTACAATTAAATCAGGAAGATTTGAAATTGGTTACTCAAAGAATTATTGAACTTGGCGATAAAAAAGAAACCGTTACAAAAGAAGATCTTCCATACATTATTTCTGATGTTTTAGACAGTCATACTTATGAAGAAAAAATTACGATTCAATCTTACATGCTAGTTCATTCTAAAGGAATGCGCCCATCTACTACACTATCATTAAATCTTAATGGAGAAATAATAGAAGAAAATGCACAAGGAGACGGTCAGTTTGATGCTTTTATGAATGCTTTATCTAAGATTTACAAAAGCAAAAAATTGACACTTCCAAAATTAATTGATTATGCAGTAAGAATCCCTCCCGGAAGTAGTTCTGATGCGTTGTGTGAAACCATTATTACTTGGACAAACAACGGAAAAGAATTCAAAACCCGCGGATTAGACTCAGATCAAACCGTTGCAGCGATTATTGCAACGCAGAAAATGCTTAACATTATAACTTAA
- the leuD gene encoding 3-isopropylmalate dehydratase small subunit, with amino-acid sequence MAYDKFTILTSSAVPLPIENVDTDQIIPARFLKATKREGFGDNLFRDWRYNGDDTPKADFVLNDSTYSGKILVGGKNFGSGSSREHAAWAVYDYGFRAVVSSFFADIFKGNCLNIGVLPVQISPEFSETIFKAIEADPKTELEINLPNQTITLLSTGQQESFAINGYKKNNMINGFDDIDYLQDMKEDIKAFADKLPY; translated from the coding sequence ATGGCATACGATAAATTTACAATACTTACTAGCAGTGCAGTGCCGCTGCCAATTGAGAACGTCGATACAGATCAAATCATTCCAGCTCGTTTCTTAAAAGCTACAAAACGTGAAGGTTTTGGAGACAACCTTTTTAGAGACTGGAGATATAACGGAGACGATACTCCAAAAGCAGATTTCGTTTTAAACGATTCAACTTATTCTGGAAAAATCTTGGTTGGAGGAAAAAACTTCGGTTCTGGATCTTCAAGAGAGCACGCTGCTTGGGCTGTTTACGATTACGGATTTAGAGCTGTAGTTTCTAGTTTCTTTGCGGATATCTTCAAAGGGAACTGTTTGAATATTGGTGTTTTGCCAGTACAAATCAGCCCTGAATTTTCTGAAACTATTTTCAAAGCAATTGAAGCTGATCCAAAAACAGAATTAGAAATCAATCTTCCAAACCAAACTATTACTTTATTATCAACTGGACAGCAAGAATCTTTTGCTATCAACGGATACAAAAAGAACAATATGATTAATGGTTTTGACGACATTGATTATTTACAAGATATGAAAGAGGACATTAAAGCTTTCGCTGATAAACTTCCTTACTAA
- the leuC gene encoding 3-isopropylmalate dehydratase large subunit, whose product MSKTLFDKVWDSHVVRKIEDGPDVFFIDRHFIHEVTSPVAFLGLKSRGVNVLYPQRTFATADHNTPTINQHLPVQDPLSANQLQALEDNANEYGISHWGLGHQKNGIVHVVGPENGITLPGATIVCGDSHTSTHGAFGAIAFGIGTSEVEMVLSTQCIMQPKPKKMRINVNGQLSKGVGPKDVALYIIAQLTTSGGTGYFVEYAGDVFENMTMEGRMTVCNLSIEMGARGGMIAPDQTTFDFLEGRLYAPKGEAWTKAVEYWKTLKTDADAVFDAELNIKAEDIEPMITYGTNPGMGIGITKHIPSANQVEGGEETYKKSLAYMGFNEDDVMIGKQIDYVFLGSCTNGRIEDFRAFAEIVKGRKKADNVTAWLVPGSHVVEAQIKEEGILDILTEAGFVLRQPGCSACLAMNDDKVPAGKYAVSTSNRNFEGRQGPGSRTLLASPIMAAAAAVTGKLTDPRELF is encoded by the coding sequence ATGAGTAAGACATTATTTGACAAAGTATGGGATTCACATGTTGTGCGTAAAATTGAAGATGGGCCAGATGTGTTTTTTATTGATCGCCATTTCATTCATGAAGTTACGAGTCCTGTTGCTTTTTTAGGATTAAAATCAAGAGGCGTTAACGTTTTATACCCACAGCGTACTTTTGCAACTGCAGACCACAATACACCAACAATAAACCAACATTTACCAGTTCAGGATCCGCTTTCTGCTAATCAGCTTCAAGCTCTTGAAGACAATGCAAACGAATACGGAATTTCGCACTGGGGATTAGGTCATCAAAAAAATGGAATTGTACACGTAGTTGGTCCTGAAAACGGAATTACTTTGCCAGGTGCTACTATTGTATGTGGAGATTCACATACGTCTACTCACGGTGCTTTTGGAGCTATTGCTTTTGGTATCGGAACATCTGAGGTTGAAATGGTGCTTTCTACACAATGTATTATGCAGCCGAAACCAAAGAAAATGCGTATTAACGTAAATGGTCAATTAAGTAAAGGTGTTGGTCCAAAAGACGTTGCACTTTATATTATTGCTCAATTAACCACTTCTGGAGGAACAGGATATTTTGTCGAATATGCTGGTGATGTTTTTGAAAACATGACTATGGAAGGTCGTATGACAGTTTGTAATTTAAGTATCGAAATGGGTGCTCGTGGAGGAATGATTGCTCCTGACCAAACTACTTTTGATTTCCTTGAAGGAAGACTTTACGCTCCAAAAGGAGAAGCTTGGACAAAAGCTGTTGAATACTGGAAAACTTTAAAAACTGATGCTGATGCTGTATTTGATGCTGAATTAAACATCAAAGCTGAAGATATTGAACCAATGATTACTTATGGTACAAATCCTGGAATGGGAATTGGTATTACAAAACATATCCCAAGTGCAAACCAAGTTGAAGGCGGCGAGGAAACTTACAAAAAATCTTTAGCTTACATGGGCTTCAACGAAGACGACGTAATGATTGGAAAACAAATCGATTACGTTTTCTTAGGAAGTTGTACAAACGGACGTATTGAAGATTTTAGAGCTTTCGCTGAAATTGTAAAAGGAAGAAAAAAAGCAGATAATGTTACAGCTTGGTTAGTTCCGGGTTCTCACGTTGTTGAAGCTCAGATTAAAGAAGAAGGAATTTTAGATATTTTGACTGAAGCTGGTTTCGTATTACGTCAGCCGGGTTGTTCAGCTTGTTTAGCAATGAACGATGATAAGGTCCCTGCTGGAAAATATGCAGTAAGTACTTCAAACAGAAACTTTGAAGGTCGCCAAGGTCCTGGTTCAAGAACGCTTCTTGCAAGTCCAATTATGGCTGCCGCTGCTGCTGTTACAGGAAAACTAACAGACCCGAGGGAATTATTTTAG